A genome region from Mycobacterium sp. IDR2000157661 includes the following:
- a CDS encoding SDR family NAD(P)-dependent oxidoreductase, whose product MKAGDRRVAIVTAAAAGIGKAIALRWCREGGRCVMADSDGEGLDAAVHELAESGAAVCGVAGDVCLSDVANSVVERALTEFGRLDTLFNVVGGSLARNVEEISEEQWRSQIDMNLGSVFQMSKPVIPLLRQGGGGSIVNVASTAGILAENRCSAYSASKGGVVLLTKNMALDFARDNIRVNAIAPGGTRTPRIERFLAEHPEHASMMVDLCAMQRFAGPDEIAAPAVFLASPEASYITGAVLPVDGGMTAGVTFRAFEAV is encoded by the coding sequence TTGTCACTGCCGCCGCCGCGGGAATCGGTAAGGCGATCGCCCTGCGGTGGTGCCGCGAAGGTGGGCGCTGTGTCATGGCCGACAGCGACGGCGAGGGCCTCGATGCGGCCGTGCATGAATTGGCCGAGTCCGGCGCGGCGGTTTGCGGCGTCGCCGGCGACGTTTGCCTCAGCGATGTTGCCAACAGTGTCGTCGAACGGGCGCTGACCGAGTTCGGGCGGCTCGACACACTGTTCAACGTCGTCGGCGGGAGCCTGGCTCGCAACGTGGAGGAGATCAGCGAGGAGCAGTGGCGCAGCCAGATCGACATGAACCTCGGCAGTGTCTTTCAGATGTCCAAACCCGTCATCCCGCTCCTGCGCCAGGGTGGCGGCGGGTCGATCGTCAACGTCGCGTCGACGGCCGGGATCCTCGCCGAGAACAGGTGCTCCGCCTACAGCGCAAGCAAAGGCGGGGTCGTGCTGCTCACGAAGAACATGGCCCTCGACTTCGCCCGCGACAACATCCGCGTGAACGCGATCGCCCCCGGGGGCACCCGCACGCCGAGGATCGAACGGTTCCTGGCCGAGCACCCCGAACACGCCTCGATGATGGTGGACCTCTGCGCGATGCAGCGTTTCGCAGGGCCAGACGAGATCGCGGCGCCGGCTGTGTTTCTTGCCTCGCCCGAGGCGTCCTACATCACCGGTGCCGTACTGCCGGTCGACGGAGGCATGACCGCCGGCGTCACTTTCCGGGCGTTCGAGGCGGTATGA